The following proteins are co-located in the Trichormus variabilis 0441 genome:
- a CDS encoding M16 family metallopeptidase codes for MTQTVKPSLAQSPIHRTVLDNGIVLLVAENPAADIIAGRIFIRAGSCYEKREQAGLAHLLAALMTKGCEGLSSLEIAEQVESVGASLSADTSTDYFLVSLKTVTSDFPEILALAGRILRSPTFPETQIELERRLALQDIRSQKEQPFTLAFEQMRQVMYQNHPYAMSVLGDETTLNSITRADLVEYHQTYFRPDNLVISVAGRITLQEVVALVEQVFGDWQTPSVAPAVVNLPKISVNPQHRLKPVQTQQSIVMLGYLGPSVSSPDYASLKLLSTYLGNGLSSRLFVELREKRGLAYEVSAFYPTRLYPASFVVYMGTAPENTSIALEGLRTEVELLCSKEVSTTNLQAAKNKILGQYALGKQTNGQIAQIYGWYEILGLGIDFDREFQELIAAVTAQDALTSAQQYLQQPYVSLVGQEEAINRAIN; via the coding sequence ATGACCCAAACCGTGAAACCATCCCTCGCTCAATCTCCTATTCATCGCACTGTACTGGACAATGGCATTGTCTTGCTGGTAGCAGAAAATCCAGCCGCAGATATTATTGCTGGGCGAATTTTTATCCGTGCTGGTAGTTGCTACGAAAAGCGAGAACAGGCGGGGTTAGCCCATTTGCTGGCTGCTTTGATGACTAAGGGATGTGAGGGACTTTCCAGTTTGGAAATAGCCGAACAAGTAGAGTCTGTGGGCGCAAGTTTGAGTGCAGATACTTCTACTGATTACTTTCTTGTGTCATTGAAGACGGTAACATCGGATTTTCCCGAAATCTTAGCATTAGCGGGGCGGATATTGCGATCGCCTACATTCCCCGAAACTCAAATTGAACTAGAACGACGTTTAGCACTCCAAGACATTCGCTCCCAAAAAGAACAGCCTTTCACCCTGGCCTTTGAGCAAATGCGGCAGGTAATGTATCAAAATCATCCCTACGCCATGTCAGTATTAGGAGATGAGACAACCCTGAACAGCATCACCAGGGCAGATTTAGTAGAGTATCACCAAACTTATTTCCGTCCAGATAATTTAGTCATTAGTGTTGCTGGTCGCATCACCCTACAAGAAGTAGTAGCCTTAGTAGAACAAGTATTCGGTGATTGGCAAACACCAAGTGTAGCCCCAGCAGTAGTTAATTTACCAAAAATCTCAGTTAACCCCCAACACCGCTTAAAGCCTGTACAAACACAGCAATCTATCGTCATGTTGGGTTATTTAGGCCCATCAGTAAGTTCTCCTGATTATGCCTCCCTCAAATTACTTTCTACTTATTTAGGTAACGGTCTTTCTAGCCGCTTGTTCGTAGAATTGCGAGAAAAGCGGGGGTTAGCCTATGAAGTCTCAGCATTCTACCCCACGAGACTTTATCCAGCATCATTTGTAGTCTACATGGGTACAGCGCCAGAAAATACCAGCATCGCCTTAGAAGGATTACGGACAGAAGTAGAGCTACTCTGTAGCAAAGAAGTATCTACAACCAACTTACAGGCTGCTAAAAACAAAATATTGGGACAATATGCCTTAGGTAAACAAACTAACGGACAAATTGCTCAAATCTACGGTTGGTATGAAATTTTGGGTTTAGGAATTGACTTTGACAGAGAATTTCAAGAACTAATTGCTGCTGTGACTGCTCAAGACGCTTTAACATCGGCACAGCAGTATTTACAGCAACCCTATGTGTCTTTAGTCGGGCAAGAAGAGGCAATTAATCGAGCAATTAATTAA
- a CDS encoding peptidoglycan-binding domain-containing protein produces the protein MKGCLRATISYLKPQKAFCYFSTSKFYWLLMLSSTTMFVDSLAVVAIATPQQIAQQVVINRPTLKIGSQGERVSELQAALRLLGFYSGAIDGVYNENTANAVSGFKQAAGLTPDGIVDAITWQRLFPSQAIGTPVTSVPNSTPNPPASSTTGFPVPTQPVTTPTVNPRPTTPNPPANTRPEPRLANPRPTPPRPTTPTPRQQTPQRPSSTPRFAPTPSAQRISGIQYTSEGWPILRVGMKNSEVTKLQQRLSQLGFLKGGVDGYFGVQTEEALKAAQRRYGIEPDGVAGGATWEALLRRSSSQGR, from the coding sequence ATGAAAGGCTGCTTGAGAGCAACTATCAGTTACTTAAAACCACAAAAGGCATTTTGCTATTTCAGCACAAGCAAGTTTTATTGGCTACTTATGTTATCCTCTACAACTATGTTTGTTGACTCGCTGGCTGTAGTAGCGATCGCCACACCACAACAAATTGCCCAACAAGTTGTCATCAACCGGCCTACCCTTAAGATTGGTAGTCAAGGTGAACGTGTCTCGGAACTTCAAGCGGCGCTGAGGCTTTTGGGCTTTTACTCAGGTGCAATCGATGGAGTCTACAACGAGAATACGGCCAATGCTGTGTCTGGGTTCAAACAAGCAGCTGGCTTAACTCCAGATGGTATTGTCGATGCTATTACTTGGCAAAGGTTGTTTCCTAGTCAAGCAATAGGTACGCCAGTCACCTCTGTACCAAACTCAACACCCAATCCACCAGCCAGTTCAACCACTGGTTTCCCTGTCCCCACCCAACCTGTTACCACTCCCACTGTTAACCCCAGACCAACAACACCCAATCCACCAGCTAACACCAGACCTGAACCTAGACTGGCTAATCCTAGACCTACGCCTCCCAGACCAACAACGCCAACCCCAAGACAACAAACCCCTCAAAGACCATCTTCCACCCCACGTTTCGCCCCTACACCATCTGCTCAAAGAATTTCTGGTATACAATACACCTCCGAAGGCTGGCCGATTTTGCGTGTAGGAATGAAGAATTCCGAAGTTACCAAGCTACAGCAAAGATTGAGTCAGCTTGGTTTTTTAAAGGGTGGTGTGGATGGATACTTTGGGGTTCAGACTGAGGAAGCGCTCAAAGCTGCTCAAAGACGCTATGGTATAGAACCTGACGGCGTGGCTGGTGGTGCTACTTGGGAGGCGTTATTGCGGCGCTCATCTTCTCAAGGACGATAG
- a CDS encoding phage holin family protein, producing the protein MKHFLLTWLATAVALLITAHIVPGFVVKSFVAALVAVIVIGLVNALVRPILSILSFPVTLLTFGLFTFVINALTLWLASALTPGSGFQIEGFVAAFLGSIVLSIVSSLINYLLRAVE; encoded by the coding sequence ATGAAACACTTTTTATTGACATGGTTGGCTACTGCGGTAGCTTTGCTAATTACTGCCCATATTGTCCCTGGATTCGTTGTTAAGAGTTTTGTCGCGGCTCTAGTTGCCGTGATAGTGATTGGGTTAGTCAATGCTTTAGTCAGACCAATTCTCAGCATTTTGTCATTTCCCGTTACCTTACTGACTTTTGGCTTGTTCACATTTGTCATCAATGCTTTAACCCTATGGTTAGCCAGCGCCCTCACACCTGGTTCTGGTTTCCAGATTGAAGGCTTTGTCGCTGCTTTCTTGGGATCAATTGTGCTGTCTATTGTTTCCAGCCTCATTAATTATCTTCTGCGAGCAGTCGAATAA
- a CDS encoding cobalamin biosynthesis protein: MKLEITQQPLLQGNLWLGFGCQSGISHHLITAAINQIFPENQLDQKTIAGIATIDTKVSELGLVEFCRLLQLPLKTFPAEMLANVAVPNPSGVIAEKVGTPSVAEAAAILAASAHQKQESGVKLLVPKRIFRLPGQPGVVAIAVAQA; the protein is encoded by the coding sequence GTGAAACTCGAAATTACTCAACAACCATTACTTCAGGGAAATTTGTGGTTAGGGTTTGGTTGTCAATCAGGTATTTCTCATCACTTAATTACCGCAGCAATCAACCAAATTTTTCCAGAAAACCAACTTGATCAAAAAACAATTGCAGGTATTGCCACTATTGACACAAAAGTTTCAGAACTGGGTTTAGTGGAATTTTGTCGATTGTTGCAATTACCGTTAAAAACTTTCCCGGCAGAAATGCTGGCTAATGTCGCCGTTCCCAACCCTAGCGGAGTGATTGCCGAAAAAGTGGGAACTCCTAGTGTTGCCGAGGCGGCGGCTATTCTTGCAGCTTCAGCCCATCAAAAACAGGAGTCGGGGGTGAAGTTGTTGGTTCCTAAAAGGATTTTTCGCCTACCGGGACAACCGGGAGTAGTGGCGATCGCAGTTGCTCAAGCATGA
- a CDS encoding ankyrin repeat domain-containing protein, with translation MTNNDVLLLKVAKSGDIKGLGALLAAGVGVDVCDRDGTTALMFAANLGYTEIVRSLLDGGANVNLARKRYGLTALMLAASANQVDIVHLLISRGAAVNATNEDGSTALMAAAMKGYVEVARVLLAAGADVNITDKDDDTALKLAVKRGQADVVQLILQSGADANSEDEEGETLLMLAADSGHGDVVQVLLATGIDVNQQNQDGGTALLAAVAAGNRAIAETLLDRGAEVNHQDQDGESALHLATVEGYVDVVQLLLNQGANTQTKNKLGDTPLLVAALQGHDQIVETLLKYGANADGDNLGETPLTLAASQGHTATVRILLDYGANANIRASDGKTALIKATEHNHPGVIQLLLAKGANVNYQDSVGATALIWAASGGYNKVVQILLEGGADTNLKNRGGYTALMIAEFNGFRSIVQILKQAGAQE, from the coding sequence ATGACTAATAACGATGTTTTGCTGCTAAAGGTGGCGAAGAGTGGCGATATCAAGGGATTGGGTGCGCTACTGGCTGCTGGTGTTGGGGTGGATGTATGCGATCGCGACGGAACTACAGCGCTGATGTTTGCTGCTAATCTAGGGTACACGGAAATTGTGCGATCGCTTTTAGATGGGGGGGCTAATGTCAATTTAGCTAGAAAACGCTATGGTTTGACGGCTTTGATGTTAGCGGCTAGTGCTAATCAAGTTGATATTGTGCATCTGTTAATTTCTAGAGGTGCGGCTGTTAATGCTACTAATGAAGATGGTAGTACGGCTTTAATGGCAGCAGCCATGAAAGGTTATGTAGAAGTGGCGCGGGTTTTGTTAGCGGCTGGTGCTGATGTCAATATCACCGATAAAGATGATGATACTGCTTTAAAACTAGCTGTGAAGCGAGGACAAGCGGATGTAGTGCAGTTAATTTTACAAAGTGGTGCAGACGCTAATTCTGAAGATGAAGAAGGCGAAACCCTGTTAATGTTAGCAGCCGACTCAGGTCATGGGGATGTGGTACAAGTGCTGCTGGCTACTGGGATTGATGTTAACCAACAAAACCAAGATGGTGGTACAGCATTGTTAGCAGCTGTAGCAGCAGGAAATCGAGCGATCGCCGAAACTTTACTAGATAGAGGGGCTGAGGTCAATCACCAAGACCAAGATGGTGAATCTGCCCTACACCTTGCCACAGTAGAAGGTTACGTTGATGTGGTACAACTGCTACTGAATCAAGGCGCAAATACCCAAACTAAAAACAAACTCGGCGATACGCCCTTATTGGTAGCAGCATTACAGGGACATGATCAGATAGTCGAAACACTACTGAAATACGGCGCAAATGCAGATGGAGATAATTTAGGTGAGACACCTTTAACCCTAGCCGCATCCCAAGGCCACACAGCAACCGTCAGGATATTGTTAGACTACGGCGCTAATGCGAATATTCGCGCCAGTGATGGTAAAACAGCCTTGATTAAAGCCACTGAACATAACCATCCAGGGGTAATACAGTTATTGCTGGCGAAAGGTGCGAATGTCAATTACCAAGACTCTGTAGGAGCTACAGCTTTAATCTGGGCTGCTTCTGGGGGTTATAACAAGGTGGTGCAAATATTACTGGAAGGCGGGGCTGATACAAATTTGAAAAACCGGGGTGGTTACACAGCTTTGATGATTGCTGAGTTTAACGGCTTTAGGAGTATAGTCCAGATTCTCAAGCAGGCTGGGGCGCAGGAGTAA
- a CDS encoding DUF4079 domain-containing protein: protein MNLELSASTKYWLNFFHPLMMWVLLALSLYAAYLGLQLQRTRNAQGEQKKELIKGRYNVRHYQIGSILLALMVTGAIGGMAVTYINNGKLFVGPHLLAGLGMTGLIAFSAALSPYMQKGANWARVSHILINFVILGLFTWQAITGVQIVQRILTQA, encoded by the coding sequence ATGAATCTGGAATTGTCTGCCTCGACTAAATATTGGCTAAACTTCTTTCACCCATTGATGATGTGGGTATTATTAGCTTTATCCCTCTATGCGGCTTACTTGGGACTACAGCTACAGCGTACCAGGAATGCTCAAGGGGAACAAAAGAAAGAACTGATTAAAGGTAGATACAATGTCAGACACTACCAAATAGGATCGATACTTTTAGCTTTGATGGTAACAGGCGCGATTGGTGGTATGGCTGTTACTTACATTAATAACGGTAAATTGTTTGTCGGACCCCACCTACTAGCGGGCTTAGGTATGACAGGTTTAATTGCATTTTCCGCAGCTCTATCTCCTTATATGCAGAAAGGGGCAAACTGGGCGCGGGTAAGTCATATTTTAATCAACTTTGTGATTTTAGGACTCTTTACTTGGCAGGCTATCACTGGTGTGCAGATTGTCCAAAGAATCCTGACTCAAGCTTAG
- a CDS encoding DUF1997 domain-containing protein: protein MLSTNGEYQSLDITETTVPVVPNFPETEDADTGLSAGTLSKFYGRYSDSMEMYAPAQKVAEYLNCHASWFTRCAEPMKVQPLGEHGYALTIGRFGSFGYEVEPKIGLELLPPQEGIYCIRTIPIPDYQPPGYDVDYRAALQLREDFGEHTVTKVEWELDLTVCLHFPRFIQRLPKSLIQSTGDRLLNQIVRQVSRRLTRKVQEDFHQSVGVPFPGNCQKKR from the coding sequence ATGCTTTCAACAAACGGCGAATATCAATCTTTGGATATCACAGAAACAACTGTGCCTGTTGTTCCCAATTTCCCAGAAACTGAGGATGCAGACACAGGATTGAGTGCTGGTACACTAAGTAAATTTTACGGTCGCTATAGCGACTCGATGGAAATGTATGCTCCAGCACAAAAAGTTGCTGAGTATCTGAATTGTCACGCTTCTTGGTTTACACGCTGTGCCGAACCAATGAAAGTGCAACCTCTAGGAGAACATGGTTATGCTCTAACTATTGGTCGTTTTGGCTCTTTTGGTTATGAAGTCGAACCAAAGATTGGTTTGGAATTGTTACCGCCACAAGAGGGTATTTATTGCATCCGGACAATTCCCATTCCTGATTATCAACCACCTGGTTATGATGTAGATTATCGAGCTGCGCTTCAATTAAGAGAAGATTTTGGTGAACACACCGTTACAAAAGTTGAATGGGAATTAGATTTAACTGTTTGTCTCCACTTTCCACGATTTATTCAGCGTTTGCCTAAGTCTTTAATTCAGTCTACAGGCGATCGCTTACTCAACCAAATTGTTCGCCAAGTTTCCCGCCGCCTAACTCGCAAAGTTCAAGAAGATTTTCACCAATCTGTTGGAGTTCCTTTTCCTGGTAATTGTCAGAAAAAGCGGTAA
- a CDS encoding SDR family oxidoreductase: MKAFVAGATGETGRRIVQELIARNIPVRALVRDEHTARAILPPDTELVVGDVLNPASLTAALGDSTVVLCATGAKPSFDPTGPYKVDFEGTKNLVDVAKAKGIENFVLVTSLCVSQFFHPLNLFWLILVWKKQAEEYLQKSGLTYTIVRPGGLKNEDNSDAIVMQSADTLFDGSIPRQKVAQVCVESLFEPGARNKIVEIVAKPEASSKTFTELFQQC; this comes from the coding sequence ATGAAAGCATTTGTAGCAGGGGCAACAGGTGAAACAGGTCGCCGCATCGTCCAAGAGTTGATAGCGCGAAATATTCCTGTACGTGCTTTGGTACGAGATGAACACACAGCTAGAGCTATTTTGCCTCCTGATACAGAATTAGTGGTGGGTGACGTGTTAAACCCAGCTAGTCTAACTGCGGCTTTGGGTGATAGTACAGTGGTGTTGTGTGCGACTGGCGCAAAACCAAGTTTTGACCCTACCGGGCCTTATAAAGTAGATTTTGAAGGCACTAAAAATTTAGTGGATGTGGCAAAAGCCAAGGGAATTGAAAATTTTGTCCTAGTAACTTCTTTGTGTGTATCCCAGTTTTTCCATCCATTGAACTTATTTTGGCTAATTCTGGTGTGGAAAAAACAAGCGGAAGAGTATCTGCAAAAAAGCGGACTTACTTATACGATAGTTCGTCCCGGTGGTTTGAAGAATGAGGATAACTCAGATGCGATCGTTATGCAAAGTGCTGATACTTTATTTGATGGTAGTATTCCTCGGCAGAAAGTAGCCCAAGTCTGCGTCGAGTCCTTGTTTGAGCCAGGCGCACGCAATAAAATAGTTGAAATTGTCGCTAAACCAGAAGCTAGTTCCAAAACTTTTACAGAATTATTTCAACAGTGTTAG
- a CDS encoding glycoside hydrolase family 24 protein — translation MGPIAALLGFVYLFQWYIFGELRSPSDPIFGNNLPPLVMKGGDPHIRALMRTISASEANGNRPYSLLYGGKQVTDLSKHPEICVTIVTGPNTGNCSTAAGRYQIINTTWFEIAPRYHPKPSQMMFWSSYSFEPEYQDLVVYRWLNDSRVWGVDISQLLRQGKINDVLRRLSPTWTSLGYGIETNSISRSLPRIYQKMLQEELTTTSQ, via the coding sequence ATTGGCCCTATAGCCGCACTTCTCGGCTTTGTGTATTTATTTCAATGGTATATATTTGGAGAATTGCGATCGCCTTCTGATCCCATCTTTGGAAATAACTTACCACCTTTGGTAATGAAAGGCGGTGATCCCCATATTCGCGCTTTAATGCGAACCATTTCCGCCAGTGAAGCCAATGGAAACCGTCCATACTCTTTGTTATACGGTGGAAAACAGGTAACTGATCTGAGTAAGCATCCTGAAATATGCGTCACTATCGTCACAGGCCCAAATACAGGTAATTGTTCCACTGCGGCGGGAAGGTATCAAATCATTAATACTACTTGGTTTGAAATAGCCCCCCGCTATCACCCTAAACCATCACAAATGATGTTTTGGTCTTCCTATAGTTTTGAACCAGAATATCAAGATTTGGTCGTTTACCGTTGGCTAAATGATTCGCGGGTTTGGGGGGTGGATATTTCTCAACTATTGCGCCAAGGCAAAATCAATGACGTTTTGCGGCGACTCTCCCCCACTTGGACAAGTTTAGGTTATGGCATAGAGACAAATTCTATTAGTCGTTCTCTGCCTAGAATTTATCAGAAAATGTTGCAAGAAGAATTAACAACGACTAGTCAATAG
- the menH gene encoding 2-succinyl-6-hydroxy-2,4-cyclohexadiene-1-carboxylate synthase, translating to MTIENYQFNYSLTSNTDKPVILLLHGFMGNIDEFDAAIELLGDDFSYLKLDLPGHGKTQVFGGDEYYSMANTAQGLINLLDKLEISKCFLVGYSMGGRLGLYLALHFPERFYQVVLESASPGLATEAERLDRVKRDAQIARKLGRSLAKTDFTAFLLNWYNQPIFGNIKNHSWFERMVESRLQNHPHELVKSLQFMGTGSQPSLWEKLQKNQIPLLLLVGEHDEKFIDINIKMTKIAPASQLKIISNAAHNVHLENTLEFVQQLKVFFTKSVPSDDQ from the coding sequence ATGACTATAGAGAATTACCAATTTAATTATTCCCTAACTAGCAATACTGATAAACCTGTGATTCTTTTACTCCACGGTTTCATGGGGAATATTGATGAATTTGACGCAGCTATCGAATTACTGGGTGATGATTTTTCTTATCTTAAACTTGACTTACCTGGACATGGTAAAACTCAAGTGTTTGGTGGAGACGAATATTACTCAATGGCAAATACAGCGCAAGGCTTAATTAATTTACTAGATAAATTAGAAATCAGTAAATGTTTTTTAGTCGGCTATTCAATGGGTGGAAGATTAGGTTTATATCTAGCCCTACATTTTCCCGAACGTTTTTATCAAGTAGTCTTAGAGTCAGCCTCCCCAGGTTTAGCCACAGAAGCAGAACGATTAGATAGAGTTAAACGCGATGCCCAAATAGCGAGGAAATTGGGGAGAAGTTTAGCAAAAACTGATTTTACAGCATTTTTACTCAATTGGTATAATCAGCCTATTTTTGGCAATATAAAAAATCATTCATGGTTTGAGAGGATGGTAGAAAGTAGATTGCAAAACCATCCCCATGAGTTAGTTAAATCATTACAATTTATGGGAACTGGTAGCCAGCCTTCTTTGTGGGAAAAACTGCAAAAGAATCAAATTCCTTTACTTTTACTTGTTGGTGAACATGACGAAAAATTTATAGACATCAACATCAAGATGACAAAGATAGCCCCAGCATCTCAACTAAAAATCATTAGTAATGCTGCACATAATGTTCACCTTGAGAATACCTTAGAATTTGTGCAGCAACTTAAAGTATTTTTTACCAAGTCAGTTCCGAGTGATGACCAATGA
- a CDS encoding GAF domain-containing protein: MNDLALPETIQSILDKHIEPDAVFSAILPVVGDVLGCDRCFLYLRNPQTRLGKVAYCWRRHQDIPDMINSEWNLEPVSLPEEDPLFAAALRTEASVYVEDVETASPKVVNKEFERKNFGHRALIHAHLCQDGQLWGILQPCVFGEKRIWSDFDHAVMTQLERELTPLAITYVTAEQNSM, translated from the coding sequence ATGAATGACCTAGCCTTACCAGAAACCATACAAAGTATTTTAGATAAACACATTGAGCCAGATGCAGTCTTTTCTGCAATATTGCCAGTTGTGGGAGATGTATTAGGATGCGATCGCTGTTTTCTTTACCTGAGAAATCCCCAAACTCGCCTTGGTAAAGTAGCTTATTGCTGGCGGCGACATCAAGATATTCCCGATATGATAAACTCCGAATGGAATTTAGAGCCAGTATCATTACCTGAAGAAGATCCCTTATTTGCGGCTGCACTGAGAACTGAGGCTTCTGTTTATGTTGAAGATGTGGAAACTGCAAGCCCCAAAGTTGTAAATAAAGAATTTGAGCGCAAGAACTTTGGACATCGAGCCTTGATTCATGCTCACCTGTGCCAAGATGGTCAACTATGGGGAATTCTACAACCTTGTGTCTTTGGTGAAAAACGCATCTGGTCAGATTTTGATCATGCTGTCATGACTCAATTGGAAAGAGAGTTAACGCCTTTAGCCATTACTTACGTCACAGCAGAACAGAACTCGATGTGA
- a CDS encoding dihydrofolate reductase family protein translates to MRKIILFIASSLDGYIARDSGDIDWLFTDQDYGYTEFIAQIDTLIMGNKTYQQILTFGEYPYQDQEVFVFSKTYSGETNNGAKYINSDWEDFIKTLRTSNGRDIWLVGGAQLIHFFLKHGFIDELILSIHPIILGSGIPLILKDPTIETKLQLQDVKSFDTGLVQIFYNLTY, encoded by the coding sequence ATGCGAAAAATTATTTTGTTTATTGCTTCTAGTCTTGACGGATATATTGCCAGAGACTCAGGCGATATCGATTGGTTATTTACTGATCAAGATTACGGTTACACAGAATTTATCGCCCAAATTGACACACTAATCATGGGTAATAAGACATATCAGCAAATATTAACCTTTGGAGAATATCCTTACCAAGATCAGGAAGTCTTTGTATTTTCTAAAACATACTCAGGGGAAACAAATAATGGTGCAAAGTATATAAATAGCGATTGGGAAGATTTTATCAAAACACTACGAACATCAAATGGTCGGGACATTTGGTTAGTTGGCGGCGCACAATTGATTCATTTTTTTCTAAAACATGGTTTTATCGATGAGTTAATTCTCTCAATACATCCAATAATTTTAGGTAGTGGTATTCCCTTAATTCTCAAAGACCCAACCATAGAAACAAAACTTCAGTTGCAAGATGTGAAAAGCTTTGATACTGGATTAGTCCAAATTTTCTATAATTTAACTTACTAA
- a CDS encoding metal-sensing transcriptional repressor — protein MNRSNQLAQESLPVPQKVEESHNHDAEHDHKHHTHGQAESVHAHVHSEESLRRIVNRLSRIEGHIRGIKTMVQQNSPCPDVLLQIAAVRGALDKVARIVLDEHLTECIARASKEGNIAEEIEQLKAALDRFLP, from the coding sequence ATGAATCGATCCAACCAACTAGCTCAAGAATCCTTGCCTGTGCCTCAAAAAGTTGAAGAGTCTCACAATCATGATGCAGAACACGATCACAAACATCATACTCACGGGCAGGCAGAATCGGTTCATGCTCACGTTCATAGCGAAGAATCTTTACGGCGAATTGTCAATCGGTTGTCACGCATAGAAGGACACATTCGCGGTATCAAAACAATGGTGCAACAAAATAGCCCTTGTCCTGACGTTCTATTACAAATTGCTGCTGTAAGGGGGGCATTAGATAAGGTAGCCAGAATAGTTCTCGATGAACATTTAACAGAATGTATTGCCAGAGCTTCTAAAGAAGGCAATATAGCAGAAGAAATTGAGCAACTTAAAGCAGCTTTAGATAGATTTTTACCTTAG
- a CDS encoding HhoA/HhoB/HtrA family serine endopeptidase, whose translation MRFSKLSRSIRQLGTHVLAIFIGVVLTVSSLRVLPSQAEPAPNPSTTGSAPELVAQRQSPATAAIGNSSFVTAAVNRVGSAVVRIDTERTITRRVDPFLEDPFFRRFFGEGFQGQLPPEQMRGLGSGFIIDKSGLILTNAHVVDKADRVTVRLKDGRSFDGKVQGIDEVTDLAVVKINAGNSLPVAPLGSSNNVQVGDWAIAVGNPLGFDNTVTLGIVSTLKRSSAQVGITDKRLDFIQTDAAINPGNSGGPLLNDKGEVIGINTAIRADAMGIGFAIPIDKAKAIATQLERDGKVAHPYLGVQMATLTPELAQQNNVDPNSAFAIPEVNGVLVIRVVPNSPAANAGIRRGDVILQVDGQAITTAEQLQNVVENSRLGQALQVRLQRGNQTQQLSVRTAELQNAA comes from the coding sequence ATGCGATTTTCCAAATTATCCAGGTCTATACGCCAACTCGGTACCCATGTATTAGCAATATTTATAGGAGTTGTGTTAACGGTTAGCAGTCTGCGTGTTTTGCCATCGCAAGCCGAGCCTGCACCTAATCCTAGTACAACTGGATCTGCGCCGGAACTAGTTGCTCAAAGACAATCACCAGCAACGGCTGCTATCGGTAATAGTAGCTTTGTGACAGCAGCTGTGAATCGTGTTGGTTCAGCAGTGGTGAGGATTGATACCGAGCGTACAATTACCCGCCGGGTAGATCCATTTTTGGAAGATCCCTTTTTCCGGCGCTTTTTTGGTGAAGGCTTTCAAGGACAGTTGCCACCAGAACAAATGCGTGGTCTAGGTTCGGGATTTATCATTGATAAAAGTGGCTTAATCTTGACTAATGCCCATGTGGTAGATAAGGCCGATCGCGTGACTGTTCGCCTGAAAGATGGCCGTAGTTTTGATGGTAAGGTGCAAGGCATTGATGAAGTCACAGATTTAGCGGTGGTGAAAATCAACGCGGGTAATAGTCTACCAGTTGCACCTCTGGGTTCTTCTAATAATGTCCAAGTGGGCGACTGGGCGATCGCAGTTGGTAATCCTTTGGGCTTTGATAATACTGTGACTTTAGGTATTGTCAGCACCCTCAAGCGTTCTAGCGCCCAAGTGGGGATTACTGATAAGCGTTTAGATTTTATCCAAACTGACGCAGCCATTAACCCTGGTAACTCTGGTGGCCCTTTGTTAAATGACAAGGGTGAAGTGATTGGGATCAACACCGCCATCCGTGCTGATGCGATGGGGATTGGGTTTGCCATTCCTATTGATAAAGCTAAGGCGATCGCTACTCAATTGGAACGGGACGGTAAAGTTGCTCACCCCTATTTAGGTGTACAAATGGCAACTTTAACACCCGAATTAGCTCAACAAAATAACGTTGACCCCAATTCGGCTTTTGCAATTCCCGAAGTTAACGGTGTTTTGGTGATTCGAGTAGTACCTAACTCCCCGGCTGCTAATGCTGGTATCCGACGCGGTGACGTGATTCTGCAAGTAGATGGTCAAGCAATCACCACTGCGGAACAGTTACAAAATGTAGTGGAAAATAGCCGCCTTGGTCAAGCGCTACAAGTGAGATTGCAACGGGGTAATCAGACACAGCAGTTATCCGTACGTACTGCTGAATTGCAAAATGCTGCTTAG